From the Suncus etruscus isolate mSunEtr1 chromosome 19, mSunEtr1.pri.cur, whole genome shotgun sequence genome, one window contains:
- the CA14 gene encoding carbonic anhydrase 14: MLALTLLLEGLWILAAHGGLHWTYEGPHGQGHWPESFPECGGDAQSPVDIRSDSVTFEPDLPVVQPRGYEQLGTTGPWELWNNGHTVQLSLPPTLYLEGFTQKYVAAQLHLHWGQKGTLRGSEHHVDGEATAAELHIVHYDADSYSSLGEAANKPQGLAVLGILIEVGDDVPNPAYEHILSYLQEVRLKDQKTFVHPFNVRELLPSQLWQFFRYNGSLTTPPCYQSVVWTVFRDRAHISRAQLEKLQETLFATDSEPLEPLAQNYRVPRPLNKRLIFTSFIQAEPLYTTGEMISLVVGILIGCLCLLLVAYFIARKIRKKRRGRGKTVVRPSARSTELEPPSHTLMTPVPHPAERV, translated from the exons ATGCTGGCTCTCACCCTTTTGCTGGAGGGACTCTGGATCCTGGCTGCCCATGGAG GTCTGCATTGGACTTATGAGG GTCCACACGGCCAAGGCCACTGGCCAGAATCTTTCCCCGAGTGTGGGGGTGATGCCCAGTCGCCTGTCGACATCCGGTCGGACTCTGTGACCTTTGAGCCGGACCTGCCTGTGGTGCAGCCCCGCGGTTACGAGCAGCTGGGAACAACAGGGCCATGGGAGCTGTGGAATAATGGCCACACTG TCCAGCTCTCTCTTCCCCCAACCCTGTATTTGGAGGGATTCACACAGAAATATGTTGCTGCTCAGCTCCATCTGCACTGGGGTCAGAAAGGAACCCTGAGGGGCTCAGAGCACCATGTGGATGGCGAAGCCACAGCTGCAGAG CTGCACATCGTCCACTATGACGCCGACTCCTATAGCAGCCTGGGTGAGGCTGCAAACAAGCCACAGGGCCTGGCTGTCCTGGGCATTCTGATCGAG GTAGGCGATGACGTTCCAAACCCTGCTTACGAACACATCCTGAGTTACCTGCAAGAAGTCAGGCTGAAAG ATCAGAAGACCTTTGTACACCCCTTCAATGTGAGAGAGCTTCTCCCCTCGCAGCTGTGGCAGTTCTTCCGCTACAATGGCTCGCTGACCACGCCGCCCTGCTACCAGAGTGTGGTCTGGACCGTATTCAGGGACAGGGCTCACATCTCTAGGGCTCAG TTGGAAAAGCTTCAAGAAACATTGTTTGCCACTGATTCAGAGCCCCTGGAGCCCCTGGCGCAGAATTACCGTGTCCCCCGGCCTCTCAACAAGCGACTGATATTTACTTCATTCATCCAAG CAGAGCCACTATACACCACAG GTGAGATGATAAGTCTAGTCGTCGGAATCTTAATCGGATGTCTCTGCCTGCTCCTGGTTGCCTATTTCATTGCTAGAAAGATTCG GAAGAAGAGGCGGGGACGTGGGAAGACTGTGGTCCGCCCTTCAGCGCGAAGCACTGAACTAGAGCCTCCCTCTCACACGCTCATGACTCCTGTCCCTCACCCTGCAGAGAGAGTCTGA
- the APH1A gene encoding gamma-secretase subunit APH-1A codes for MGAAVFFGCTFVAFGPAFALFLITVAGDPLRVIILVAGAFFWLVSLLLASVVWFILVHVTDRSDARLQYGLLIFGAAVSVLLQEVFRFAYYKLLKKADEGLASLSEDGRSPISIRQMAYVSGLSFGIISGVFSVINILADALGPGVVGIHGDSPYYFLTSAFLTAAVILLHTFWGVVFFDACERGRYWALGLVVASHLLTSGLTFLNPWYEASLVPIYAVTVSMGLWAFVTAGGSLRSIQRSLSCRRQEDSRVMVYSALRIPPED; via the exons ATGGGGGCCGCCGTGTTCTTCGGCTGCACCTTCGTGGCCTTCGGGCCGGCCTTCGCGCTCTTCCTCATCACCGTGGCCGGGGACCCGCTGCGCGTCATCATCCTGGTGGCGGG gGCCTTTTTCTGGCTGGTGTCCCTCCTGCTGGCCTCCGTGGTCTGGTTCATCTTGGTGCACGTCACGGACCGCTCCGACGCCCGGCTCCAGTATGGCCTCCTGATCTTCGGCGCCGCGGTGTCCGTCCTCCTGCAGGAGGTGTTCCGCTTCGCCTACTACAAGCTGCTCAA GAAGGCAGATGAGGGCTTAGCGTCGCTGAGTGAGGACGGACGGTCACCCATCTCCATCCGGCAGATGGCTTATG tTTCTGGTCTTTCCTTCGGCATCATCAGTGGTGTCTTCTCTGTTATCAATATTTTGGCTGATGCACTTGGTCCAGGTGTGGTTGGCATCCACGGAGACTCGCCCTACTACTTCCTCACTTCCG CCTTCCTCACTGCAGCTGTCATTCTGCTCCATACCTTCTGGGGAGTCGTGTTCTTCGATGCCTGTGAGAGGGGACGATACTGGGCTCTGGGCCTAGTGGTTGCGAGCCATCTACTGACCTCAGGACTG ACGTTCCTGAATCCCTGGTACGAGGCCAGCCTGGTGCCCATCTATGCGGTCACTGTCTCCATGGGGCTCTGGGCTTTTGTCACGGCAGGTGGCTCCCTCCGAAGTATTCAGCGCAGCCTCTCGT GCCGCCGGCAGGAAGACAGTCGGGTGATGGTGTACTCTGCCCTTCGCATCCCCCCTGAGGACTGA